The window CGACtgccaagaaaaatacaaaaaaaaagttCAGCATTAGAGAAACAAATGTAAACTGATCATGCTATAGCCACACACATGCTCGCGCATCCACGGAAGCCAGCCAGCCATTACTAAGGTAAATAAGTTGAACGAACCAAGTAAGCAAATAGTAAGTTATGCAGTACCGTATTAAGAAGCCTCATGACAGCAGCACGTGTGAACTTCCTGGCAAAGAGAAAGCATGTGGATGGCTGCCCCTTGCTTCTGCACCATTCCCTCCTGTATTCGGTCTCATAATACACATTGTCTATGCCCTGCATTTGAAAGGCAGATTTGAGATTTCAGGGATTCATAAGACATGTCAATAAACAAACTGTTAGGGCTTGGAACAACATCCACTAGCTTAGTTTAATGACATACGAGCTGACTTCAGGAAAATATTTCTCTAGTTAGGTTCAACAGATTTTACCCCATGTAGAATCCTACAGTTTCCATGCTGTTTATTTTCCAATGAGTTTATGGCCAAACTCCATATGCCATATAAGATCACTGTGCTCACATATCCAAGACATGCTTTAGAGTATTTGACAAGTTACGTGTTCTTCTAGGAGATAGGACTTGAGGTTTGATAATTTTTATCACATAAACATCTccgatagctttcctccttccaaTTAAATCTTGGACTACCCATTTTTTTATTGCAGAACACATTTTATCGAAAGATTAACCCTTCTAAAAGGAAATTATGCAACTAATACCTTCCATTCTTGCCATCACATGTTTGCCTCACACCATGACTAGGCAACATTACTGGTCTATCAAGGTTGTTTATATAATTAGGATATGAACAAACAACCCAGTCTCTAATGATCCAGATTAAAGCCACCTGTCCACCGCTGGTAGAAAGTGATATCATTCCAGTTGATATGGAGGCATTACAGTCAGAAACAACCTCAATCTGAGATGTACAAGGCCAATTAGATTTGTTTAATTTCCAATTAGattcaaagaaaaatattatatatatagttcAATAAACACCACTTATTTAGTCTACTTGTATCCATCTACTCTCCTAATGAATCCAAAAAATTCTTATTCATCTAGAGACTAGATATGTCATTTTAGCCTCTCCTCTTGGAAACTTCACAAGTCTTGGGTCCTTACAACAACTACAATAACAAGAAAACATTTAGTCCCAAATAGTTATTTTGGGGTTGGTTACATGGGATCCTTTGTTATCATTAAGCTCTATAAGAAGCAAtagttaagagtatttaaattttttgtttataGTTTCTAGTAAGAATTTTTTCAATCTTAGGCCCTTATAcataaaaaacatgatataatataTGCAACTAGATATTACTACCTATGGTCGCTCTTCAAGCAATCTAGTCTTTGCTTTGGTACTAACTGCCTATATGAACAAACACAAGAGTGACAATCAATGAAAATCTGAAAGAGGCTAGTATAGCACATACCTTTATATTTTGGATAAGAGTAGGTGTAGCATCCGAAAGCTTGTATGTGACTGGATGCCATCCTCGCCTTTCACGATCTTTGGATGAAGAAAGATCCCATAATGTATGTGTCAATGTTCTCCGTGTAATTTCTCCTTCAAGGCCCTTATGCTGGATAAAGAAATGGGAGGACTTTTAACAGGTTTAAAGTTATTGAACAAAATAAGCTCAGATGGAAATGGAATATTAACATGTGACCCAAAGACCTCAGAGCATAGGAGGAACAGCAAGGACAATCAAGCAGTATAAGACATCATTTAGGTAGAATTGTGTTAATTTCTTTGCTTGACATTTTGTAGTCGAAAGAAAAGAAATTATACTTGACAATTCTGTCAACAAAATTAAGAACTAATGTTTTCCAACCACGTAAGCCAAACTGCAAATGAGACAGCTTATTTTATTGAAAAGGAGAAGTATACTTGTTATGGATTTATACTCGGTATCATCTTAGTTGACATAAAACGAGAGCACTTATACCTAGATATGTTTTTCTTTGTAAATCTTGGCAAATATTTCTTTACGAGGATAAAGGACGTGTACACACTGAAGACAAAATGATATTTTACCTATGAGCGAGAAGTCAAGAGCAACCATTGAATGGTACCAATGTCCAAACaattttttcaagaatttttgctTCACATGTACCTTACTCTTTTAGAGACCATAACGGCATAACAACTCTGAATTTCAAGAAACCATGTGCACAAGGGACTTACTGCAATCAATGTCTGAACATAATGTTCATCTGGTATACAGTTGTGCTCCTTGGAACCATCTGTAGGCTGCATAAGTTAACGACTGTAAATAGCCACTTCAAACAAACCCATGTCAAATTATTAGAGACAGAACCTTAAAAGTTAGCTTGGGTTGGACAAACAACTTCACTATATCTTGACAGCTAATTCATACTGCTTCAGATTCAAACTTATAACTACTCAAAAATTTTATATAGAACTTGGAAGCTGAAAGTGCAGCACAATAACAAGTTGCCTCTTAATTTGACAATATCAAATTCTTGAATTGATATTGTAAAAGGTCATTTGAAATTGTAAAAGGTCATTCAATATGAATGTGAACACTTCTTGGCATATTTGGTTGCACAACCATTTCTAACAGTTAAGTTGGCACAGTGTCAATCTATTTCCTCCAATGTGCTGCTTCCAATaggatattttaatattataggtTTTTCTTCCAACTTACAGTTAGTTGTAAGAAGTAATATTAAACTTATCAAGCATGATCTAACCAATTTGTTGAATAGACATGCTGAAGATAACTATTTAACATTCTTTAACATCAACAAACAGCAACCACCGACAGCTATGGTCGCAATAGTCCTTGTCAAAGCGGGGTAACAACTTTGTTTAACATGTTCTTGTGTTACCAGAAACTACCATTTTTCACCTGGCCCCTCATTGTGGAGAAGATTAACTAATTTTGGACAGTTGACAGTAGCATTAATCTCAAAAGTTGCTGTCACTGTTCACATAAAATGAAAAGAACTTTTTTTGTCAAGATCATCACTTCAATGGAACAACTGTATGACATACATTTCTTATCAACTTGATATGCATCCATCATTCATAATGCTTGGTCTGATATTTCTGAGTCATGTGGTCTCCAGTTAAGAGACTCAAGAGCCATTTCGTTCGAGTACCAAGAACCAAATAAATGGTTTGCAATAAACTACAAGAGTCACTACTTGTACCATTTCTGTTTTGTTTAAggtaaacaataaaaataaaatgattatattttcattaacaaATAACAAAGTTAGGATAGGTCAGCAACTTATTATGGAATAGGCACTTATAGTCTAACCAAACTGCCCCATGGTGTACCAATAAAATTAAAAGGACATGTCAAATGGGTAAAAATAACTTACAAGAGGATGATCCCTCCAAAACTCAGGTAGTGACCTCCTCTGGGAACATTTACAACAAAAATATTCAGAAAAAAGATAAATGTCCATATTTAATACAATGCAATGATTAGTAAAATCTCGAACCGAAAAAAAAAACAGCTGATAGACTGAATCTTTAAAGCACATTAGCACAAAAAAAACATCATCACAGACAGTAGCATTTAGTCCTGACTACTTGGTTGGcatttatatgaaaattttctTCACCAACATTTATACTAAGACATAATACTAGTTgaaatttaaagaaaataaatacCTCGACTCCTGAATATTAAATTTCATCTATCTATCCATGTGCTAAGGGTATTTTAAATAGCAAATATATGGTCAACCGCTGGAATAGAAATATGTGAATAAAATATCATTGCTAATTTGggtaacacaattattttagcATGAGTAGAAAGTGAAAAGATCCAACCTCTATTCCTATAAACACTGGATATGACTGGTCTAAGTCTGGAAATAATATCAGAGGCCGTCCAAGATACAATTCATAAAAACCATTATGTAAAATTAGTAGAATTGGCTTGGATGTTAGTTCGTTGAGACTTAGTCAATAGACTTAAATAGTGAAATTTCAGTATTATTGTCAAGGTCAAATGATCAAAGCATAGTAATTTCACATTGATCTACaaggcatgaaaaaaaaaaaaaagccaaataTGATTTGTATTCCCTCAGTGACACCCTTACTGTAGACTGAAGAACTTCTCTATGTTGAGAAAGCAATCTTACTCTGCAGTGCCTCTCAAACTCTGGGAAGACTGTATCATCATTGACCATCACTGCAGCATGTTTTCTAGTTAACACAACCCACTAAAAATGCCAGAAATATCTCATTTtagtataataccaaaaagggaaGCATTTTAGTGGTATATCAAATTCAGGGAGCACAATCTTATACCTGGGATCCTTTCCTCCAATTATACACTGGAATAACTGGGTTCATTTTTGGATTGTAACGACCCTGCTTTGTGTCTGCAAAACTGCTTCCAGCATTAAATGGTCAGATGTTATTTTTAGAATTTAGTGGCCATAACGCAGATATCCAGTGCTTCATTTCGCAATTTATAATTGCAAAGATGGTGTATTTATTTCATGTTTGTGTATGCTTTTGTGGAAGGAGTGAACCTATCACTTTCTTTGAAGCGCCGGCACAGCTCTTGGCTTTGGTAGGTAATGATGTTAAGATGTTGAATGTGCCATCTGCCTAAACCGAAGAACACGCTAGTGAAGTTATACAAAGTCTTTTATCATCAATTAAATTGCTCTTAGTGTGTCGAGTTTACTCGTATGTGCTTCAATTTGGAATAAGTGGGATGAAAGAGATAGCAGGTTTTTTCTACCTTAAATTTCTACATATTAAAGGCTCAATTAGATAAAAATTAAGTTGCTTGCAGGAACATAAACCCTGTGAGGTTGCACTCGTTTTCATCCTTACAGGAACATAAACCCTGTTGCTATCTCAGCTATGCCTACCAGAGGCTTTGGTAAAGTTGGAATAAGAGAGAAGTAACTCATTTTGGGGTGGGCTTGCTGTATTGATGAACATTTGAAGAATTGCTACTATCAAATTGGAGAGATGGATACAGGATGTACACTTGCCTTACAAATTTATTTATGTAAATCACAATGAAAAACATGTTACAGTACATTTTGTGATTAGGGAACTTTTGAATTGCTGAAGAAAAATAGGGATTAATATTCATGCAAAGCTGAGAATGCAGAACAATGAAGAAATACAAGAAATCTATTATAACTTGCCCATGACAAGCAGGACCAGTGAAACATACCTGTCTATAAAGCTAGTTGACGTAGACATTATATAGTGGTATGTGTAACTGAAGTTATATAATGGAATGCAGCTGCAATGCATAAAGAGAGACATCTACAGTTAGCTGCACCAATACATGCAGAGGTCAAGAATCTACTATGTTAATAATGGAAGATGAGAAAAGCTAACAAGCCATCCACTAATAGTACCAAGttgaaaaatatcttattttaaaaGTGTTGAAAACTTTTAGACAACATTATATGCACAATGTAATGTTTACCAAATCTAAAGGTACGAAATGATAAGTACTGGCTTATTAGAGTTTGAAATGCACTATTCCATTAAACCTAAAGGCATGGGACCCTTGTTAAGAACAACAACATGAGCTATGAAGTTGCACGTCACTTGAACAGTTACATTTTCCCTTCACCATAAATGAATTGTTAAGATACACCCCATTAGATGCCACATTAGAACTTTGATGTGACGCGAGGATACAGATATAAAGACCATGAGGAAAACACATGGGTCTTAAGATCTTGAAGAAGTATAATATACAGCACAGATAAAATCATACAAGcctagaatatttttttaatattaatgccCTTACAGCAGAGTTTAACATTTATTTGGATTATTGGAAAATATTAGCCACAGGTTAAGGTAAGGCACAACATGTAACTATTCATCAAGAATGGAGTCACTTGTAACAACAAAACATCCCAACTCCCAAGTACCAAAAACATGCACAAGCTTAAATGAACTTAAGATGGAGATGGAAAGGCACACCCTTATAATCTCTGACCATAACTCAATGTTCAATATGAATGGAATCATTGTCATAAAATCTAAAGTCAAACAAACTTCTATCCTATTTTGTCAAAAGGTAAACATTCTTAAAACATTAGTAATACAGAAATGAGAAATCCATGATGAAGAAATCCAGCAATATAGTGATATTTGAGAGAGAGTGGGATAAAGTTTCACGATGATTCATACCATGAAGTAATTATGACTCTCTTATGTATTAATCAAGAAACATAGAAGCAAAATGGATTCTTCACTTAAGCTCCCTACATGTGCATAACACGTATTCTAAGTAGAACTTAATTATAACTCCGACTATGTTGATGAACCTAACATCACTAGGTTCTAGTCAAATTCATTACCAGCAAATCATGAATACTGATTGAAGATTGTGGAACAACCAACTAATTGGCATAATGATCGTAGTCCGCACAAACATTCATAAGCATGAAACAAgtacatttaaaaaaattaatccacCTGTCAGAGAGAAAAAGAAACCGGTGATTGGAAGAATCCTTGAGTGCATTTCTAAGCAAAATACGCTCTGCTTCAATCATACTAGCCTCTCCCCATTCTACCTGAAAACAGGGAACAACAATTATTGCAAAATTGAAACCGAAAGAACTTATGCCGCTTTCCAATGTCTATGagagacaaataaaaaaaaaagcctgAGGAAGACAGCAATGGCTATACAGCTAAATGATACCCAAAATGACAAGAAAGCTGTGTCAAGAAATAAGAAATGCAACTAAACACCACCAACTCATTAAACCAATGTTCTTTATGAGTAATCATAGCTATTCAAGAAAACCAAAATCTTACTACAACATAAAAAAGTATGCTAGTTGTTTGTTGCACAATAGTGCTTACAGATCAAAGTTAATGAAAGGTCAAATTGGCAAAATATTTCTCAGTGGCCAGTATTTTCATCAAGGTCTATTCACATTACAGACAACAGAAGATTATATTCTTCTTCAACTGTATTTGATGATGTTGCTAAATTTTAGTGAACAGTGACAATAATGAAGACAAAGTGATCGATATTATCCTTCATCCCTTTTGCCTGTAGCAGTGTTAATCAGGAACAGGAGAGCAGATTTTATAGAAGTCGTTGGTGGTCTTTATCATCTTAAGGGCTGAATAAACAACCATCCAATATATGCAAATTATACTTTCAACAATGAGAAGATAACTCAACTTAGCTGCAATGTTATAAACTCTCTGATCTAGAACATGAGCAAGTTGAAACAAAGTTCGCAATTTCATGTATCAGTAGTGTACTGGTCATGGTTAAGGCTGGTACCATGACGGTCACAAGAGCTAATGATGGTTCATTAGTATAATGCCAACATACAAGCAAAATAATAGATGAACTCGTAAACAGTTACCAGCATCGCCAAGAATGGACTATGCTTCAACTTATAGACCACATCAGAGGAAAGCATGGTCCAAACTTCAAACACAAGCTCCTGTATAGCACTGATTAACTGCTATGCAACAGCTAATCTTGATGTGCAATTGCATTTTATTTATGATCATTCGCTTGCTAAAGCTTGAAGCCTTTTGAAGAAACATCCAAAATGTCATGGAGAATGACTAATAAGAATCATAAATGACATGACTAGAGGGTGGAACATTCTGTATTTTCCAAAGTGGTTACAATAAGATCACCAGTATGATCATTGTaagcaaataataaaaaaaaatcgcaGACAGACATTTCCCATCAATTTGGAAATATGTGGAACACAAACATGTGCACCTACAACTTCAGAATTCAGTCGAAGACATGTCAATTCTTCCAGTTTTTGAATGACTCATGATAGAAGTCCAGTTTCTCCATGGATTtcgaaacataaacataatttgaagtacaagatgcagcagaaaattaaaattttcgcgTAATGAAGGTTGGAATAATATAAACACGATCATCCCTTAGGaataagagaatgattcatcgacCAGATGTAAGTTCACCAGCAAAGAGAAAGCACTATACCTGAATACTGTTATTGACCTGACGGCCAGAAAAGTAAGCAGATCGCGTGGTCACCTCATTGAGGAGAAACCCAGGCCTCGAGTGA of the Musa acuminata AAA Group cultivar baxijiao chromosome BXJ3-2, Cavendish_Baxijiao_AAA, whole genome shotgun sequence genome contains:
- the LOC103975567 gene encoding glycosyltransferase BC10, translating into MKRRNFLQQQRSSRWRIKALVVVLLLTSCFLLILNHYHYSRIFTFGAPEAPPLVVVQKPKIAFLFIARNRLPLDFVWDAFFQGEKEGKFSIFVHSRPGFLLNEVTTRSAYFSGRQVNNSIQVEWGEASMIEAERILLRNALKDSSNHRFLFLSDSCIPLYNFSYTYHYIMSTSTSFIDSFADTKQGRYNPKMNPVIPVYNWRKGSQWVVLTRKHAAVMVNDDTVFPEFERHCRRRSLPEFWRDHPLPTDGSKEHNCIPDEHYVQTLIAHKGLEGEITRRTLTHTLWDLSSSKDRERRGWHPVTYKLSDATPTLIQNIKGIDNVYYETEYRREWCRSKGQPSTCFLFARKFTRAAVMRLLNTSAIILN